A window from Citrus sinensis cultivar Valencia sweet orange chromosome 5, DVS_A1.0, whole genome shotgun sequence encodes these proteins:
- the LOC127902040 gene encoding putative UPF0481 protein At3g02645: MEELKEPLIGKEENLEPIGTSSESCSIDRIPQVTRASTPKEKNKSISIDVVEEQKEWIIDFDENLEPQAECCIYRVPRALRRKNEEAYTPKVISIGPLHHGKDEFADMEKQKIRYKREFRKRIRPEKWQQLINFIEENEKRIRNSYEENSKLEKLEFITMILYDAVFIIELFLRWPTKRSDDDFLLDRACLANTVWLDLQLLENQLPFFVLDGLYKSTFPNLDPESGDPSFISLSCVFLGHCKRSEKIDVKAEDILHFTHLSRYFKTEKYRQKSPEQGEPLRDLPCAAKLQGSGVQFKGIEGECLLDINFEKRKWLGIPCLKVAELQIPGIQVDDHMESLMRNLMALEQCHYPQETIVCNYVDFMDTLIDTDEDVNKLAEVGIISNYLGESARVAKMFNDLCLEITFSNSNYAGTIEKLKNHYVDSWNHAKATLKRTYFSNLWKGTGTVAALLLLVFNLIQAIWSIISAFA, translated from the exons ATGGAAGAACTCAAGGAACCGCTAATTGGCAAGGAGGAAAACTTGGAGCCGATAGGTACATCATCTGAGAGTTGCAGTATTGACAGGATTCCTCAAGTTACCCGCGCTTCCACTCCTAAG GAAAAGAACAAGTCAATATCAATTGATGTCgttgaagaacaaaaagagtGGATAATTGACTTTGATGAGAACTTAGAGCCCCAAGCAGAGTGTTGCATTTATAGGGTCCCTAGAGCTCTCCGCAGAAAGAATGAAGAAGCCTACACTCCCAAGGTGATATCAATAGGCCCACTCCATCACGGTAAAGATGAATTTGCTGATATGGAAAAGCAGAAAATAAGATATAAAAGAGAATTTCGTAAAAGAATTAGACCGGAGAAATGGCAACAACTTATAAACTTCATAGAGGAAAACGAAAAACGAATCCGCAATAGTTATGAAGAAAACTCTAAGCTCGAAAAACTTGAGTTCATAACCATGATTCTATATGATGCTGTGTTTATCATTGAACTCTTCTTGAGATGGCCTACAAAGAGAagtgatgatgattttctaCTAGATAGAGCATGCCTAGCAAACACTGTCTGGTTGGACTTGCAATTACTCGAAAACCAGCTTCCGTTCTTCGTCCTTGATGGATTATATAAGTCAACCTTCCCCAATCTTGACCCCGAAAGCGGCGATCCTTCCTTCATTTCACTTTCTTGTGTGTTCCTTGGACATTGTAAGCGCAGTGAAAAAATAGATGTCAAAGCGGAAGATATATTACACTTCACTCATTTGAGCAGATATTTTAAGACAGAGAAGTACCGACAAAAGTCCCCAGAACAAGGAGAACCATTGAGAGATTTACCTTGTGCAGCCAAACTGCAAGGGTCAGGAGTGCAGTTTAAGGGTATTGAAGGAGAATGCTTGCTTgacataaactttgaaaagagaaaatggtTAGGGATCCCGTGCTTGAAAGTAGCTGAGCTGCAAATTCCAGGCATTCAAGTAGATGACCACATGGAAAGCTTGATGCGAAACTTGATGGCCTTGGAGCAGTGTCACTATCCACAGGAAACAATTGTATGCAATTACGTTGATTTTATGGATACGCTTATCGACACAGACGAAGATGTAAATAAGCTTGCTGAAGTGGGAATTATATCCAATTATCTGGGTGAAAGTGCTAGAGTAGCAAAGATGTTTAATGACCTTTGCCTAGAAATTACTTTCAGTAACTCCAATTACGCTGGAACTATCGAGAAGCTGAAAAATCACTACGTCGACTCTTGGAACCACGCAAAGGCAACACTTAAAAGGACTTACTTCAGCAATCTTTGGAAAGGAACTGGGACTGTTGCTGCGCTTCTGCTCCTTGTTTTCAATCTTATACAAGCCATATGGTCGATCATATCTGCATTTGCGTGA